A single genomic interval of Pieris rapae chromosome 23, ilPieRapa1.1, whole genome shotgun sequence harbors:
- the LOC110995507 gene encoding aquaporin AQPAe.a has protein sequence MGELGHKLGLDELAGGAVGISKALLAEFIGNLLLNLFGCGACINVTQGVDAAPNIVLIAFSFGLAVFAAVSAIGHISGGHINPAVTAGMLATGRVKLARAILYVVAQCAGAAAGSGLLKAFTPDRAAGKLGVTGLGTEVTSLQGFGIEFFLGFVLIFVVCGVCDPNKPDSKATAPLAIGLTVTLGHLLAVDYTGSAMNPARSFGSALVANEWADHWVYWAGPMAGGVAAALLYVHGFSAPPVDIPPRYRPVAGDEKELKRLDGKGEDLA, from the exons ATGGGTGAACTGGGACACAAACTTGGATTGGATGAGCTGGCGGGAGGCGCCGTGGGAATCAGCAAAGCTTTGTTGGCCGAGTTTATCG gaaaTCTCCTCTTGAATCTCTTCGGTTGCGGGGCGTGTATAAACGTGACCCAAGGTGTGGATGCAGCGCCCAACATCGTACTCATCGCATTCAGCTTTGGTCTAGCTGTATTTGCTGCTGTTTCA GCCATAGGCCACATATCAGGAGGTCACATTAACCCAGCTGTAACAGCTGGTATGTTGGCGACCGGACGCGTCAAATTGGCTCGTGCTATCCTCTACGTAGTAGCACAGTGCGCGGGTGCAGCCGCCGGTTCTGGACTACTCAAGGCCTTCACGCCGGATAGGGCTGCGGGCAAGTTGGGCGTCACAGGCCTCGGGACGGAAGTGACGTCACTACAGGGCTTTGGCATTGAGTTCTTCCTGGGATTCGTACTAATCTTCGTTGTTTGTGGG gTATGTGACCCAAACAAACCGGATAGCAAAGCCACTGCTCCTCTTGCGATTGGTCTAACTGTGACCCTGGGCCATTTGCTGGCTGTGGACTATACTGGATCAGCCATGAACCCAGCTCGCTCCTTCGGCTCCGCTCTCGTCGCCAACGAGTGGGCTGATCATTGG gtataCTGGGCTGGTCCGATGGCTGGTGGAGTCGCTGCTGCCTTGTTATACGTCCATGGCTTCTCCGCACCTCCAGTTGACATCCCTCCCCGGTACAGGCCCGTTGCTGGTGACGAAAAAGAG ctCAAGAGATTGGATGGTAAGGGCGAAGATTTGGCGTGA
- the LOC110995510 gene encoding uncharacterized protein LOC110995510 — MDSDTYQMKGYSFGLPIFGEGRLRFEVQGLEIKSKIYLTLSENRIATLIENFENPQFSVRKILSNTEFDGTIDCIINNIVKDVLATYITRFNKYILYTYSETIKNYINVFLDRFDTWRIVSSLL, encoded by the exons ATGGATTCAg aTACCTATCAAATGAAGGGATATAGTTTTGGCTTGCCTATTTTTGGTGAGGGTAGACTCAG gtTTGAGGTACAAGGCTTGGAAATAaagagtaaaatttatttaacactatCTGAAAATCGAATAGCGACGTTGATTGAGAATTTTGAAAATCCACAGTTCAGCGTTCGAAAAATACTT TCGAACACGGAATTTGATGGCACCATTGACTGTATAATTAACAACATCGTAAAGGACGTCCTAGCAACATATATAACtagatttaacaaatatattctatacacATATTctgaaactattaaaaattatataaatgtgtttttggATAGATTTGACACTTGGAGAATTGTATCTTCTTtactatga